From a single Sorghum bicolor cultivar BTx623 chromosome 5, Sorghum_bicolor_NCBIv3, whole genome shotgun sequence genomic region:
- the LOC8076906 gene encoding protein AUXIN-REGULATED GENE INVOLVED IN ORGAN SIZE has translation MASRSSALEGGGAAIQRRNNAVKRHLQQRQQEADFHDKKVIASTYFSIGAFLVLACLTFSLLILPLVLPPLPPPPSLLLWLPVCLLVLLVVLAFMPTDVRSVAASYL, from the coding sequence ATGGCAAGCCGATCTAGCGCGCTGGAAGGAGGGGGGGCAGCAATACAGCGGAGGAATAATGCCGTGAAGCGGCACctgcagcagcggcagcaggaGGCGGATTTCCACGACAAGAAGGTCATCGCGTCCACCTACTTCAGCATCGGCGCGTTCCTGGTGCTCGCCTGCCTCACCTTCTCGCTGCTCATCCTGCCGCTGGtgctgccgccgctgccgccgccgccgtcgctgctGCTGTGGCTGCCGGTCTGCCTGCTCGTCCTGCTGGTTGTGCTGGCCTTCATGCCGACAGATGTGCGCAGCGTGGCGGCCTCTTACTTGTAA